From the genome of Enoplosus armatus isolate fEnoArm2 chromosome 21, fEnoArm2.hap1, whole genome shotgun sequence, one region includes:
- the nrn1a gene encoding neuritin, whose protein sequence is MGVTWSSKCLALFLALHIVSVLQTVLVSAGQCDSVFKGFSDCLLQLGENMANYPQDLDDRDNLHKICSYWDDFHSCATTALADCQEGATDLWEKLKKESRNLEFRGSLFELCGGNAAPRSADARGLALVLTTLPTILTWLAF, encoded by the exons ATGGGAGTAACCTGGTCCTCCAAATGTCTCGCACTCTTTCTAGCTCTACACATAG tctCCGTGTTGCAGACGGTGCTCGTCAGTGCTGGTCAATGTGACTCTGTGTTTAAAGGCTTCTCAGACTGTCTGCTGCAGTTGGGGGAGAACATGGCCAACTATCCCCAGGACCTGGACGACAGGGACAACCTGCACAAGATCTGCAG TTACTGGGATGACTTCCACTCCTGTGCCACGACGGCGCTGGCGGACTGCCAGGAGGGAGCGACGGACCTCTGGGAGAAACTGAAAAAGGAGTCCCGCAACCTGGAATTCCGTGGGAGTTTGTTTGAACTCTGTGGCGGCAACGCAGCCCCCAGATCAGCCGACGCCAGGGGCCTCGCCTTGGTCCTAACCACACTGCCCACCATACTGACTTGGCTGGCGTTTTAA